One window from the genome of Myxococcales bacterium encodes:
- the rsgA gene encoding GTPase RsgA, protein MTNKSDTTAPPWLITWGLAAPDHAAMTAAGWPWPHVARIISEHRGIYTLACESGERLGRVAGKLRMRDSATAQETPGFPVVGDWVLLDEDGSGEFAAISHALPRRALLRRARPSKELQLIAANIDLVLIIAASDGVAVRQRVDQYAAVAAESGVPSRVAFTKIDLATPPRQGDELAICNVDGAGLAEVRAALGGKTTLLVGDSGAGKSSLLNALIGGGAHRTAQLTHGGEGRHTTTARRLVPLTVDVAPSTCVIDSPGWRHVRTEAELAIRAGDEQAAGPSSKPLRRGAKTPRTSRR, encoded by the coding sequence TTGACGAATAAGAGCGACACGACGGCGCCCCCCTGGCTCATCACCTGGGGCCTCGCCGCGCCGGACCACGCCGCCATGACCGCGGCGGGATGGCCCTGGCCTCACGTCGCGCGCATCATTAGCGAGCATCGCGGCATTTACACCCTAGCCTGCGAAAGCGGCGAACGCCTCGGCCGCGTCGCCGGCAAGCTGCGCATGCGCGATAGCGCGACGGCGCAAGAGACGCCGGGATTCCCCGTGGTGGGCGATTGGGTCCTGCTCGACGAGGATGGCAGCGGCGAATTTGCGGCCATCAGCCACGCCTTGCCGCGGCGCGCGCTGCTGCGACGAGCGCGCCCGAGCAAGGAGCTGCAGCTCATCGCCGCCAATATCGACCTCGTGTTAATTATTGCCGCGAGCGATGGCGTGGCGGTGAGGCAACGTGTCGATCAATACGCGGCGGTGGCCGCCGAGAGCGGCGTGCCTTCGCGCGTTGCATTTACCAAGATCGATCTCGCCACGCCGCCGCGCCAGGGCGACGAGCTTGCGATCTGCAATGTCGATGGCGCGGGCCTCGCCGAGGTACGGGCCGCGCTTGGCGGCAAGACGACGCTGCTAGTTGGCGACTCGGGCGCCGGCAAATCGAGCCTGCTCAATGCCTTGATAGGTGGCGGCGCGCACCGAACCGCACAGCTCACGCACGGTGGTGAGGGCCGCCACACCACGACGGCACGCCGCCTCGTGCCGCTGACCGTGGACGTCGCGCCCAGCACCTGCGTGATCGACTCGCCTGGCTGGCGCCACGTACGCACCGAAGCCGAGTTAGCAATCCGCGCGGGCGACGAGCAAGCCGCGGGCCCCAGCTCTAAGCCACTACGTCGCGGCGCCAAAACACCACGTACATCGCGCCGGTAA
- a CDS encoding DUF3108 domain-containing protein has translation MLAASKTVCATIVAAAIAVVSCAKPAASPRWRDEPLAELPMPALTARMLLTEVAQYRVTVAGLELARFEYAQTLQHGWFAISGLTVPDGVGGLFSQLRSEFTSSVKIVAGRAQPAEFRAQEVTGLGTPQQEVVVVTYREAGARVEVTRAPAPAIVAQQALATPQAFDLGTFLFAIRWLELPVGGQVTADVFRGEHAWRAQLTGAGTEIVHTEIGNFRARRFEGRSRRLDRMGALAASPVERTYALWISDDADRVLLKLRGESDLGAVEMELVSYLQPRKGGGMAGL, from the coding sequence ATGCTCGCGGCCTCGAAGACGGTGTGCGCGACGATCGTCGCGGCGGCGATCGCCGTCGTAAGTTGCGCCAAGCCCGCGGCCTCGCCGAGGTGGCGCGACGAGCCCCTGGCCGAGTTGCCGATGCCTGCGCTCACGGCGCGCATGCTCCTCACCGAGGTGGCGCAGTATCGCGTCACGGTGGCCGGCCTGGAGCTGGCGCGGTTTGAGTATGCGCAGACGCTGCAACACGGCTGGTTTGCGATTTCGGGGTTGACCGTGCCGGACGGCGTGGGAGGCTTGTTTAGCCAATTGCGCAGCGAATTCACGTCGTCGGTGAAAATCGTCGCCGGGCGCGCGCAGCCCGCCGAGTTTCGCGCGCAAGAAGTAACTGGCTTAGGTACGCCGCAGCAAGAGGTGGTCGTCGTGACGTATCGTGAGGCCGGGGCGCGTGTCGAGGTCACGCGGGCTCCTGCGCCGGCCATCGTAGCGCAGCAAGCGCTGGCAACGCCGCAAGCGTTTGACCTCGGGACCTTTCTCTTTGCGATCCGCTGGCTCGAGTTGCCCGTGGGCGGGCAGGTGACGGCGGATGTGTTTCGCGGCGAGCACGCGTGGCGAGCGCAGCTAACGGGGGCCGGCACCGAGATCGTGCATACCGAGATCGGAAATTTTCGCGCGCGGCGGTTTGAGGGCCGGTCTCGTCGCCTCGATCGAATGGGCGCACTCGCCGCATCGCCGGTCGAACGCACCTACGCGCTATGGATCAGCGACGACGCAGACCGCGTGTTGCTGAAGCTGCGCGGCGAGAGCGATTTGGGGGCCGTCGAAATGGAGCTGGTAAGCTATCTGCAGCCGCGCAAGGGCGGCGGCATGGCCGGGCTGTAG
- a CDS encoding ABC transporter permease subunit, giving the protein MSTPSIARLVRWELFKLARRPASYIGIVLCLVFVGLVLGGYLKNDFRMLKKYGGLVDPRSFVTAASFVSFTLNIAFFAMLPVIAATLASGQFAGEAKDGTLRAWMMRPISRPRIATAKWLATFIWLLMIVLFLAVLAYVVGLVALGDGNMVVFVWQFREQGIWFIASPDWLYCLLAIVLVSTLSMMVLVSFSLFVSALVDNPMVALAASLGLFFISSVMAQLPPEVFGEALRQWLPTTHMNLWHEMYRVFRVGGGADWQRLWVDAAWCAGYIGLFTGAMYVVFWRRDVVA; this is encoded by the coding sequence ATGAGCACGCCGTCGATCGCACGCCTGGTGCGCTGGGAGCTGTTCAAGTTGGCGCGGCGGCCGGCGTCGTACATTGGCATCGTGCTGTGCCTGGTCTTCGTCGGCCTCGTGCTCGGCGGCTATCTTAAAAATGATTTCCGCATGCTGAAGAAATATGGCGGGCTGGTCGATCCGCGCTCGTTTGTTACGGCGGCGTCGTTCGTGAGCTTTACGCTCAATATTGCGTTTTTCGCCATGCTGCCGGTGATCGCCGCGACCCTGGCGAGCGGGCAGTTTGCCGGCGAGGCCAAGGACGGCACGCTGCGGGCGTGGATGATGCGGCCGATCTCGCGCCCGCGCATCGCGACGGCCAAGTGGCTGGCGACGTTTATCTGGCTGCTGATGATCGTGCTGTTTCTCGCGGTGCTTGCCTATGTCGTAGGGCTGGTGGCGCTCGGAGACGGCAACATGGTGGTGTTTGTGTGGCAATTTCGCGAGCAGGGCATTTGGTTTATCGCCTCGCCGGATTGGCTGTATTGCCTGCTCGCCATCGTGCTCGTGAGCACGCTTTCGATGATGGTCTTGGTGTCTTTCTCGCTGTTTGTGTCGGCGCTCGTCGACAACCCGATGGTGGCGCTCGCGGCGTCGCTCGGGCTATTTTTTATCTCCTCGGTGATGGCGCAGCTGCCGCCTGAGGTTTTTGGCGAGGCGTTGCGGCAATGGCTGCCGACGACGCATATGAATCTGTGGCACGAGATGTATCGCGTGTTTCGCGTCGGCGGCGGCGCGGATTGGCAGCGGCTGTGGGTCGATGCGGCCTGGTGTGCCGGCTACATCGGGCTCTTTACCGGCGCGATGTACGTGGTGTTTTGGCGCCGCGACGTAGTGGCTTAG
- a CDS encoding ABC transporter ATP-binding protein, with amino-acid sequence MAALGAPLLAVGGLSKRFGRGAHAREAVRDVAFTVRRGDVYGLIGPNGAGKSTLLRMIMGLIRPSAGEVTLHGEPMTAASRQRIGAAIEYPSFYGYLSARENISMLGAVSDTSITDADIARALARVGLSARADEPTRHFSQGMKQRLAIALALVASPDLIILDEPTNGLDPHGIRDLRRLIRSLAHDDGLTILLSSHLLVEVEQLCNRALVMHGGKTVWEGEVAGLVAAEATLVLHSASPDAGAALSELGVAFDAEGGSYTMRGVHDPSRLVAALVARGILIEALVPQAPTLESLFFSLLGAEATPT; translated from the coding sequence CCCACGCGCGCGAGGCCGTGCGCGATGTGGCGTTCACCGTGCGCCGCGGCGATGTCTACGGCCTGATCGGTCCCAACGGCGCCGGCAAGTCGACGCTGCTGCGCATGATTATGGGGCTGATTCGACCGTCGGCAGGCGAGGTGACGCTGCACGGGGAGCCGATGACGGCGGCGTCGCGCCAGCGCATTGGCGCAGCCATCGAGTATCCATCGTTTTACGGCTACCTTTCGGCGCGCGAGAACATCTCCATGCTTGGCGCGGTGAGCGACACCTCGATTACCGACGCCGACATCGCCCGTGCGCTCGCCCGCGTCGGCCTTTCGGCGCGCGCCGACGAACCGACGCGCCATTTTTCGCAAGGCATGAAGCAGCGCCTTGCCATCGCGTTGGCGCTCGTTGCCTCGCCGGATCTTATCATTCTCGACGAGCCGACCAATGGCCTCGATCCGCATGGCATCCGCGATTTGCGTCGCCTCATTCGCTCGCTCGCCCATGATGACGGCCTCACAATCTTGCTTTCGAGTCACCTCTTGGTCGAGGTCGAGCAGCTATGCAATCGCGCGCTCGTGATGCATGGCGGCAAGACGGTTTGGGAAGGCGAGGTGGCTGGCCTCGTGGCGGCGGAGGCCACCTTGGTGCTTCATTCGGCCTCGCCCGACGCCGGGGCCGCGTTGAGCGAGCTCGGCGTCGCGTTTGACGCCGAGGGCGGCAGCTACACCATGCGCGGCGTCCACGACCCCTCAAGGCTCGTCGCCGCGTTGGTGGCGCGCGGCATATTGATTGAGGCGCTGGTGCCTCAGGCCCCAACCCTCGAGTCATTGTTCTTTTCGTTGCTCGGCGCGGAGGCCACCCCAACATGA
- a CDS encoding thioredoxin domain-containing protein codes for MKSLRPTFTLVAIITAIACVTACEKKSATGGDTAALEARLVKMEKRVDKIIEVLSQAMGPGRPNPKDVYKLPIGAADIVEGPANAKVTIVETFEFLCPYCWQFAPVINQVKAAFPNDVRFVYKHLVIHGEPALPPALAACAASKQEKFHDMSLAIFASIFTSEGKAIAEKSTAPELEKLAATLKLDMAKYKADVASPACQAWLTSGEGLRDVGVTGTPSVYVNGKPTGPAPFPQLKAAIEEEIKIVDASGIAPADYYQKTVIEKGKTSVPGPFDE; via the coding sequence ATGAAGAGCCTAAGGCCCACATTTACGCTTGTCGCCATCATCACAGCCATCGCATGCGTCACCGCGTGCGAAAAGAAGTCAGCGACGGGTGGCGACACCGCGGCGCTAGAGGCGCGCCTCGTCAAAATGGAAAAACGCGTCGACAAAATCATCGAGGTGTTGTCGCAGGCGATGGGGCCGGGGCGGCCAAATCCAAAAGACGTCTACAAACTGCCGATTGGCGCGGCTGACATCGTCGAAGGCCCGGCAAACGCCAAGGTAACCATTGTCGAGACGTTCGAATTTTTGTGCCCCTATTGCTGGCAGTTCGCCCCGGTCATTAATCAAGTCAAGGCGGCGTTTCCAAACGATGTTCGCTTTGTCTACAAACACCTCGTCATCCACGGCGAGCCCGCGCTGCCACCGGCGTTGGCCGCTTGCGCCGCGAGCAAGCAAGAAAAGTTTCATGACATGAGCCTGGCGATTTTTGCCAGCATTTTTACCTCCGAAGGCAAGGCGATCGCTGAAAAGTCGACGGCGCCTGAGCTGGAAAAGCTAGCCGCGACGCTGAAGCTCGATATGGCCAAATACAAGGCCGACGTGGCGAGCCCAGCTTGTCAGGCGTGGCTTACCAGCGGCGAAGGCCTGCGCGACGTCGGCGTAACCGGAACGCCTTCAGTCTATGTCAACGGCAAGCCGACGGGGCCCGCGCCTTTTCCACAGCTCAAGGCCGCGATTGAAGAAGAAATCAAAATCGTCGACGCCAGCGGTATCGCGCCGGCGGATTACTATCAGAAAACCGTGATCGAAAAAGGCAAGACCTCGGTGCCTGGCCCATTTGACGAATAA